One genomic region from Drosophila busckii strain San Diego stock center, stock number 13000-0081.31 chromosome 3R, ASM1175060v1, whole genome shotgun sequence encodes:
- the LOC108601957 gene encoding vam6/Vps39-like protein: protein MHQAYSVQSILKQGVQIEAIAAFGNHVILGTRSGQLIMYSVDEAKGVDMRMFNKNFSKKPITQMEVVPAEKLLFVLTDNMIHVCDISRIESNFEFMHSSIETKGCTMFTMDVDRHRSTTGEVATVIRIGCVIKRRLSFFFWKKDKLASLELVIELNDVPKALSWVKQTVCVGYKDEYVIYDISCNPPKTHPLIWATPSVSHEPSTCLIRDSMLAICKENYLMLIDLNQLKSKDAINNKPELMQTWTSPLLGLVWDEPFVVGRIKNNIEVRCLSGKDTLVQFLPELKNTKFLVRSDKGTIFAAASSELWCLRLVNIPTQREQLQQDKKFQLAIELTEISDEDAEHKAQIIRSIHMAYAKELFVNKEFSAAMKEFEKADIDPYDVIRLFPSLVPEPKIGVDAPIPTANVPRLEDHDLENAYLALIEFLAQARQREVVKLLDTKSSSKSLLEIIDTTLLKCYLQTNDALVGPLLRLNKCHLEESEKMLKKYNKLSELIILYDGKGKHKKALNLLQEQATVEGSVLYGIKRTISYLQSLGADNLPLIFEFASWVLTEDPIEGLKIFTEELIAVEALPRAKVLDFLVSKHKGLVIPYLEHIIEVWGDTNTLLHNVLIKQYRGQVERLLTQQNNGEETPELLPLRAKLYKMLENTQYYSPDRVLEDFPTTLLLEERALILGRLKKHEKVLAIYIQVLGDVAKAKTYAEANYEEDNELFNLLLKTVLKPNRQPPYEGVTLHPDFLRPNTEVALELLNTYTVKIEPTLALEYLPDDVPLYELKNYMETVARKQLADSHQRQIMRGLLQAEVAHQEEQIEKLKKQSFELNEFSVCPECKKRFANQTAFVRYPTGKVVHLSCYDRALEASQH, encoded by the exons ATGCATCAAGCATACAGTGTGCAGTCTATATTAAAGCAAGGCGTCCAAATTgaagcaattgctgcttttg GTAATCATGTTATCTTGGGCACAAGAAGCGGTCAGCTTATCATGTATTCTGTGGATGAAGCCAAGGGAGTGGATATGCGCATgtttaacaaaaactttagCAAAAAGCCTATAACACAAATGGAGGTGGTGCCCGCAGAAAAATTACTGTTTGTGCTGACAGACAATATGATTCATGTTTGTGATATCAGCagaattgaaagcaatttcGAGTTTATGCATAGCTCTATAGAAACAAAGGGCTGCACCATGTTTACTATGGATGTGGATAGGCATAGGTCAACTACAGGGGAGGTGGCGACAGTTATACGCATTGGCTGTGTCATCAAGCGCAGATtatctttctttttttggaaAAAGGATAAGCTAGCTTCGTTAGAGCTGGTCATTGAGCTAAATGATGTGCCGAAAGCCTTGTCCTGGGTAAAGCAAACTGTCTGCGTGGGCTACAAGGATGAATATGTTATTTACGAC ATATCATGTAATCCACCAAAGACTCATCCACTCATTTGGGCCACGCCCAGCGTTAGTCATGAGCCCAGCACTTGCCTTATTCGCGACAGCATGCTGGCCATTTGCAAAGAAAACTATCTTATGCTTATTGAtcttaatcaattaaaatcgAAAGATGCCATTAACAATAAGCCAGAGCTGATGCAAACCTGGACAAGCCCACTCTTGGGGCTAG TTTGGGATGAACCTTTTGTTGTGGGACGCATAAAGAACAACATTGAGGTGCGTTGCTTGTCTGGCAAGGACACATTGGTGCAGTTTCTGCCAGAGCTGaagaatacaaaatttttagtGCGTTCAGATAAGGGCACAATCTTTGCTGCCGCCTCCTCTGAACTATGGTGTCTTCGCTTAGTCAACATTCCCACACAGCGTgagcaattgcagcaagaCAAAAAGTTTCAGCTGGCAATTGAGCTAACG gaAATATCTGATGAGGATGCTGAACATAAAGCACAAATAATACGTTCGATTCACATGGCTTATGCCAAGGAGCTCTTCGTCAATAAAGAGTTCTCAGCGGCTATGAAAGAGTTTGAAAAAGCCGACATTGACCCATATGATGTAATACGCCTCTTTCCCAGTCTTGTACCAGAACCAAAGATCGGCGTGGATGCTCCAATACCCACAGCTAATGTACCACGACTGGAAGATCATGATCTTGAGAACGCCTATTTAGCGCTTATTGAATTTCTGGCGCAGGCACGTCAGCGCGAAGTTGTTAAACTGCTTGATACCAAGAGCAGCTCGAAATCTTTACTAGAGATTATTGATACTACACTGCTTAAGTGTTATCTACAGACAAATGACGCATTGGTTGGACCGCTGTTACGACTGAACAAATGTCATTTGGAAGAGTCTGAGAAAATGCTAAAGAAATACAACAAACTCTCAGAACTAATTATTCTTTACGATGGCAAAGGCAAGCACAAGAAGGCTCTAAACCTGCTGCAGGAGCAGGCCACCGTAGAGGGATCTGTGCTATATGGCATAAAGCGTACTATAAGCTACCTGCAATCGCTGGGCGCGGACAATTTGCCTCTGATATTTGAATTTGCCAGCTGGGTATTAACAGAGGATCCAATAGAAGGACTAAAGATTTTTACAGAGGAGTTGATTGCAGTGGAGGCGCTACCACGCGCAAAAGTTCTTGACTTTTTGGTAAGCAAACACAAAGGGTTGGTTATTCCCTATTTGGAGCACATAATTGAAGTCTGGGGCGACACCAATACATTGCTCCATAATGTGTTGATTAAACAGTATCGTGGTCAAGTGGAACGGCTATTGACCCAACAAAATAACGG AGAGGAAACTCctgagctgctgccattgcgcGCTAAGCTGTATAAAATGCTAGAGAATACGCAATACTATTCTCCAGATCGCGTATTGGAGGACTTTCCTACCACATTGCTGCTGGAAGAGCGTGCTCTTATTTTGGGACGACTCAAAAAGCATGAAAAAGTTCTAGCCATATACATACAAGTGTTGGGAGATGTGGCCAAGGCCAAGACCTATGCCGAAGCAAACTATGAGGAGGACAATGAGCTGTTTAATCTGCTACTCAAAACTGTACTGAAACCAAACCGACAGCCACCCTATGAGGGCGTTACGCTACATCCAGACTTTCTAAGGCCCAACACAGAGGTGGCACTTGAGCTGCTGAATACGTACACTGTAAAAATTGAGCCTACACTGGCACTAGAA TATTTGCCAGATGATGTTCCTTTGTATGAGCTAAAGAACTACATGGAGACTGTGGCGCGCAAGCAGTTGGCCGACAGCCATCAACGCCAAATAATGCGTGGACTGTTGCAAGCTGAGGTGGCACATCAAGAAGAGCAAATTGAGAAACTCAAGAAGCAAAGCTTTGAGCTAAACGAATTCAGCGTTTGTCCGGAGTGTAAAAAGAGGTTTGCAAATCAAACCGCCTTTGTACGCTATCCCACTGGGAAAGTGGTGCATCTATCCTGCTACGACAGAGCATTGGAAGCATCACAGCATTAA